A window of the Campylobacter massiliensis genome harbors these coding sequences:
- a CDS encoding glycosyltransferase family 4 protein, producing the protein MKKALIHDWFSTYAGAEKCVESFTDIWDDFEIYSLIDFLSDADRDKILKGKRAHTSFIQKLPFAKGKYRNYLPLFSLAIEQFDLSGYDVVLSSSHAVAKGVLTHSNQLHIAYVHTPIRYAWDLHHQYLRESGLDRGLKGMLAKYFLHKIRLLDASTANRVDHYVANSRYIARRIKKTYDKPSDVIYPPVDVDKFTLREAKEDFYLTASRMVPYKKIDLIVEAFSQTDKRLLVIGDGPDMAKIKSKAGKNVELLGFADDGTMADLMGRAKAFVFAAEEDFGIMPVEAQACGTPVICFGRGGARETVLDGESGLYFMEQNTKELLAAVAKFEQNYDKFEPVKIRENSLKFSRARFEAEIKSYVEEKYNKFKVGLK; encoded by the coding sequence ATGAAAAAAGCCCTTATTCACGACTGGTTTAGCACCTATGCGGGCGCGGAGAAATGCGTCGAGAGTTTTACCGATATCTGGGATGATTTTGAAATTTACAGCCTCATCGACTTTTTAAGCGATGCCGACCGAGATAAAATTTTAAAAGGCAAGCGCGCCCATACGAGCTTTATCCAGAAGCTACCCTTTGCAAAGGGCAAATACCGCAACTATCTGCCGCTATTTTCGCTTGCGATCGAGCAGTTTGATCTAAGTGGCTATGACGTCGTGCTGTCTAGCTCGCATGCCGTCGCAAAGGGGGTTCTCACACACTCAAATCAACTCCACATCGCTTATGTACACACGCCGATCCGCTACGCATGGGATCTGCATCATCAGTATTTGCGAGAAAGCGGGCTGGATCGCGGCCTCAAGGGCATGTTGGCGAAGTATTTTTTACATAAAATTAGGCTTTTGGACGCGAGCACTGCAAACCGCGTGGATCACTATGTCGCAAACAGCCGCTACATCGCGCGCCGTATCAAAAAAACTTATGACAAGCCTAGCGACGTCATCTATCCGCCCGTGGATGTGGATAAATTTACGCTGCGCGAAGCCAAAGAGGACTTCTACCTCACTGCCTCGCGTATGGTTCCGTACAAAAAGATCGATCTCATCGTCGAGGCGTTTTCGCAGACGGATAAAAGACTGCTCGTTATCGGCGATGGCCCCGATATGGCAAAAATAAAATCAAAAGCAGGCAAAAACGTCGAGCTTTTGGGCTTTGCCGATGATGGAACGATGGCGGATCTTATGGGGCGAGCCAAGGCGTTTGTTTTTGCCGCCGAAGAGGACTTCGGCATTATGCCCGTAGAGGCGCAAGCATGCGGCACGCCGGTGATCTGCTTTGGGCGCGGTGGCGCTCGCGAGACGGTGCTTGATGGCGAGAGCGGGCTGTATTTTATGGAGCAAAACACAAAGGAGCTGCTCGCCGCCGTAGCTAAATTTGAGCAAAATTATGATAAATTTGAGCCTGTAAAAATCAGAGAAAATTCCTTAAAATTTTCGCGCGCGCGCTTTGAAGCCGAGATCAAAAGCTACGTCGAGGAAAAATATAATAAATTTAAAGTAGGATTAAAATGA
- a CDS encoding cysteine ABC transporter substrate-binding protein, protein MRKLLFSFLATFAAVFLTGQANLQAAEADALAKIKERGYVRVGVFSDKPPFGYVDKEGKNQGYDIYFAKRIAKDLLGDESKVKFELVEAAGRVEVLVADKVDITLANFTKTPERARVVDFGLPYMKVSLGVVSPDGAVIKSVDELKGKKLIVNKGTTADAYFTKNHPDIELIKYDQNTETFAALVDKRGVALAHDNALLFAWAKENPGFTVGIEALGEVDVIAPAVKKGNKALLEWLNNEIVELGKENFFHKNYDATLKPIYGDSVNPESLVVEGGKL, encoded by the coding sequence ATGAGAAAACTTCTGTTTTCATTTTTGGCAACATTCGCCGCCGTCTTTCTAACGGGTCAGGCTAATTTGCAGGCTGCCGAAGCTGACGCTTTGGCTAAAATCAAAGAGCGCGGATACGTGCGCGTGGGCGTCTTTAGCGACAAACCGCCGTTTGGCTACGTCGATAAAGAGGGCAAAAACCAAGGCTACGACATATACTTCGCCAAACGTATCGCAAAGGATCTGCTGGGCGACGAGAGCAAGGTTAAATTTGAGCTCGTAGAAGCAGCAGGCCGCGTAGAAGTGCTAGTAGCCGACAAGGTCGACATCACTTTGGCAAATTTCACCAAAACCCCTGAGCGTGCTAGAGTAGTTGATTTCGGGCTTCCGTATATGAAGGTGTCGCTTGGCGTAGTTAGCCCGGACGGCGCGGTCATAAAAAGCGTGGACGAGCTAAAAGGCAAAAAACTAATCGTCAATAAAGGCACGACCGCAGACGCGTATTTCACAAAAAATCACCCTGATATCGAGCTTATAAAATACGACCAAAACACCGAAACCTTCGCCGCCCTGGTCGACAAAAGAGGCGTGGCACTAGCGCACGATAACGCGCTGCTTTTTGCATGGGCTAAAGAAAATCCTGGCTTTACCGTCGGTATCGAGGCCTTAGGCGAGGTCGACGTCATCGCACCTGCGGTTAAAAAGGGCAACAAAGCGCTGCTTGAGTGGCTAAATAACGAGATCGTAGAGCTTGGCAAGGAAAATTTCTTCCACAAAAACTATGACGCTACGCTAAAACCGATCTACGGCGATAGCGTAAATCCAGAATCTCTCGTCGTTGAAGGCGGGAAGCTATAA
- a CDS encoding low molecular weight protein-tyrosine-phosphatase, with translation MKILFVCHGNICRSTMAQSVMQNLSEKAGLAERLSIDSRATHEDEIGEPPYYETVRVLKQNGVPVTPHKATLITQKDFDNSDLILIMDDENLRTLKRKFGAEAKFDEKVKFLLEFSEASSGKIIADPYYTRDFERCYDDVSRSCAGLLERLKQIL, from the coding sequence ATGAAAATTTTATTCGTTTGCCACGGAAATATCTGCCGCTCGACTATGGCGCAGTCGGTTATGCAAAATTTGAGCGAAAAGGCGGGTTTGGCAGAGCGCCTTAGTATCGACTCGCGCGCCACGCACGAGGACGAGATAGGCGAGCCGCCGTATTACGAGACGGTGCGGGTTTTGAAGCAAAACGGCGTGCCCGTGACGCCTCATAAAGCAACCTTGATAACGCAAAAAGATTTTGATAACAGCGACCTTATCTTGATAATGGACGATGAAAATTTAAGGACCCTAAAGCGCAAATTCGGTGCTGAGGCTAAATTTGACGAAAAAGTAAAATTCCTGCTCGAATTTAGCGAGGCCTCAAGCGGCAAAATAATCGCCGATCCATACTACACCCGCGATTTTGAGCGGTGCTACGACGATGTTTCGCGCTCTTGCGCGGGCTTGCTTGAGAGGCTGAAGCAAATTTTATAA
- a CDS encoding amino acid ABC transporter permease, giving the protein MDFEFIKEFAPMFVKAGIFTVKLSLYGILLSLVIGIFCTLVKFYKIKLLTPVVNGYIEVSRNTPLLIQLFFLYYGLSKFGLNLSAFTCAVAGLAFLGGSYMAESFRLGFEAVKKTQIEAALSVALTQGQILHYVILPQAFSVSIPSIAANVIFLIKETSVISIIALPDLVYATKDIIGLYYMTDEALFMLVVSYLIIILPISLVLFWLEKRMRVGRS; this is encoded by the coding sequence ATGGATTTTGAGTTTATAAAAGAATTTGCGCCGATGTTCGTAAAAGCGGGCATTTTCACCGTCAAGCTTTCGCTTTACGGCATCTTGCTATCGCTTGTTATCGGCATATTTTGCACGCTGGTTAAATTTTACAAAATCAAGCTCCTAACGCCAGTCGTAAACGGCTACATCGAGGTTTCTAGAAACACGCCGCTACTTATACAGCTTTTTTTCCTCTACTACGGACTTAGCAAATTTGGGCTAAATTTGAGCGCTTTTACCTGCGCGGTCGCGGGACTTGCGTTTCTTGGCGGTAGCTACATGGCGGAGAGTTTTCGCCTTGGCTTTGAGGCGGTGAAAAAGACGCAGATCGAGGCCGCGCTCAGCGTCGCGCTCACGCAGGGGCAAATTTTACACTACGTTATCTTGCCTCAGGCTTTTAGCGTTTCGATCCCCTCTATCGCGGCTAACGTCATCTTTCTCATCAAAGAAACCTCGGTCATCAGCATCATCGCCCTGCCCGATCTGGTCTATGCGACCAAGGACATCATTGGGCTTTATTATATGACCGACGAGGCGCTTTTTATGCTCGTCGTTAGCTATTTGATTATCATTTTGCCGATATCTTTGGTCTTATTTTGGCTTGAAAAAAGGATGAGAGTTGGACGGAGTTAG
- a CDS encoding cation diffusion facilitator family transporter has translation MQLNDAGIKRQNEILGRRAVIVAGVTAFALAVVKFAAGLIGGSVAVLSSAIDSMLDLLVSALNFFAIRKSQAAPNAKFNFGYAKLEALAAMFEGVLIVGAGAFIFYESVRKLQTEQAPVDTAFSLYAMALSVAVTGLLVAYLSRVARRTRNLIVRADALHYKSDLFSNLAVIASLILVEFTGFAAIDAVFGIVISGYIAVSAINLMKESVGVLLDRALDPEITAQIEEIIRSRPQIASYHGLATRKSANICYVAVHLVFNREISLYDAHKISDEIEAAIRAKYGEFEWQITTHLDPCDDQNGSCEC, from the coding sequence ATGCAGCTAAACGATGCCGGCATAAAAAGGCAAAATGAAATTTTAGGCCGTAGAGCCGTGATAGTCGCGGGCGTGACGGCGTTTGCGCTAGCTGTGGTTAAATTTGCCGCGGGTTTGATCGGCGGTTCGGTGGCGGTGCTTAGTTCGGCGATCGATTCGATGCTTGACCTGCTAGTTTCCGCGCTAAATTTCTTCGCTATCCGTAAATCCCAAGCTGCGCCCAATGCTAAATTTAACTTCGGCTACGCCAAGCTAGAAGCGCTTGCGGCGATGTTTGAGGGCGTTTTGATCGTGGGTGCTGGTGCGTTTATATTTTATGAGAGCGTGCGTAAGCTACAAACGGAGCAAGCGCCCGTAGATACGGCTTTTTCGCTCTATGCGATGGCGCTATCGGTCGCGGTTACGGGGCTACTGGTCGCCTACCTTTCCCGCGTCGCTCGCCGCACGAGAAATTTGATCGTTAGAGCCGACGCGCTGCACTATAAAAGCGACCTTTTTAGCAACCTAGCCGTTATCGCCTCGCTTATCTTGGTCGAATTTACGGGATTTGCCGCGATAGACGCCGTTTTTGGTATAGTAATTAGCGGCTACATCGCCGTTAGCGCGATAAATTTGATGAAAGAAAGCGTAGGCGTACTGCTAGACCGAGCGCTAGATCCCGAGATAACGGCGCAAATCGAAGAGATAATCCGCTCGCGCCCTCAGATAGCAAGCTATCACGGACTGGCTACCAGAAAGAGCGCAAACATCTGCTACGTCGCGGTTCATCTAGTCTTTAACCGCGAAATTTCGCTTTACGACGCGCACAAAATTTCAGACGAGATAGAGGCCGCTATCAGGGCTAAATACGGCGAGTTTGAGTGGCAAATCACTACGCATCTTGATCCGTGCGACGACCAAAACGGCTCGTGCGAATGCTAA
- a CDS encoding sugar transferase — MKKQLCNIILLVVDIFAIWVSFGVAVELKNLFYGNHILWDISRYQGFAIAYAVMIFLFLYQGIYARRYDFWHETGIVVKSCFLGLLLTLATLALIKINYEFSRASLILGFAFMVFLVPIFKFTAKLFLFRLGIWKKRAKILGENNEFELEIFTDRYLGYVRAEEVDYESLFIGGSGLDAQDLNELIEQNIKENKEILFTPVLRGYDFTRVHIYSIFNSRTSLFALQNSLQNKFNIALKRALDILLILLASPFLIIIFGAVVLIMKINEPNGRILFSHQRMGLNGKLFGCLKFRSMRENGDEILKKYLEKNPQEVEYFKKYHKYKNDPRITKFGDFMRKTSLDELPQLINVLKGEMSIVGPRPCAQYEKKDMGKYADLILGVMPGITGVWQVSGRSDVDFGMRAQMDAWYMKNWCIWNDIVIIIKTFKVVLMRKGAS; from the coding sequence ATGAAAAAGCAGCTTTGCAACATCATCCTTCTTGTGGTTGACATTTTCGCTATTTGGGTATCTTTTGGCGTAGCTGTCGAGCTTAAAAATTTATTTTACGGCAATCATATTTTGTGGGATATTTCTAGATATCAGGGCTTTGCTATCGCTTACGCGGTAATGATTTTTTTGTTTTTATATCAAGGCATTTATGCCAGGCGGTATGACTTTTGGCATGAGACGGGCATAGTCGTAAAAAGTTGTTTTTTGGGGCTTTTGCTTACTTTGGCTACGCTTGCGCTCATAAAAATAAATTATGAATTTTCGCGAGCTAGCTTGATTTTAGGGTTTGCTTTTATGGTATTTTTGGTGCCCATTTTTAAATTTACAGCAAAGCTATTTTTGTTTAGACTTGGGATTTGGAAAAAAAGAGCTAAAATTTTAGGCGAAAATAACGAATTTGAGTTGGAAATTTTTACGGATCGGTATCTAGGGTACGTGCGTGCCGAAGAGGTGGACTACGAATCGCTTTTTATAGGCGGTAGCGGGCTTGACGCGCAGGATTTAAACGAACTGATCGAGCAAAACATAAAAGAAAACAAAGAGATTTTATTTACCCCGGTTCTTAGGGGCTATGATTTTACGCGCGTGCATATTTATAGTATCTTTAACTCTCGCACGAGCCTTTTTGCTTTGCAAAATTCGCTACAAAATAAATTTAATATAGCACTAAAAAGAGCGCTAGATATATTGCTGATACTTCTGGCTTCTCCTTTTTTAATTATTATTTTTGGTGCAGTTGTGCTTATTATGAAAATAAACGAACCAAATGGTAGGATACTTTTCTCGCATCAGAGAATGGGATTAAACGGTAAGCTTTTTGGCTGTCTAAAATTTCGCTCAATGAGAGAAAACGGAGATGAAATTTTAAAAAAATATCTCGAAAAAAATCCGCAAGAAGTGGAGTATTTTAAAAAGTATCATAAATATAAAAACGACCCTAGGATAACGAAATTTGGAGATTTCATGAGAAAAACTTCGCTTGACGAACTTCCTCAGCTTATCAATGTTTTAAAGGGTGAAATGAGTATCGTCGGCCCTCGTCCATGCGCGCAGTATGAAAAAAAAGATATGGGCAAATATGCCGATCTGATCTTGGGCGTGATGCCTGGTATCACGGGGGTTTGGCAAGTTAGCGGCAGAAGCGATGTGGATTTTGGTATGCGTGCCCAGATGGATGCGTGGTATATGAAAAACTGGTGCATCTGGAATGATATAGTGATAATTATAAAGACCTTTAAGGTGGTTTTGATGCGCAAGGGTGCAAGCTAG
- a CDS encoding amino acid ABC transporter ATP-binding protein produces MSEILKLSNLSKSYGDLQVLKGIDLSVKNGEVVVILGPSGCGKSTTLRCINGLEPFDGGQIEIAGEKIDKDYKDWIKIRQKVGMVFQNYELFDHMNVIENIVLGPVKAQKRSREEVEKEAEAWLEKVGLKHKKYAYPKELSGGQKQRIAIVRALCMRPEIMLFDEITASLDPEIVREVLDVVINLAKDGMTMLIVTHEMGFARSVANRIVFMDEGKIVEESEPEAFFTHPKSERAKKFLNLFSF; encoded by the coding sequence ATGAGCGAAATTTTAAAACTCTCGAATTTAAGCAAATCTTACGGCGACTTGCAGGTGCTAAAAGGCATCGACCTTAGCGTCAAAAACGGCGAAGTAGTCGTGATCCTAGGGCCCTCGGGCTGCGGTAAAAGCACGACTCTGCGCTGCATAAACGGCCTTGAGCCCTTTGACGGCGGACAGATAGAGATAGCCGGCGAAAAGATCGACAAAGACTACAAAGACTGGATCAAAATCCGCCAAAAAGTTGGCATGGTTTTTCAAAACTACGAGCTATTTGACCATATGAACGTCATCGAAAATATCGTGCTAGGCCCCGTAAAAGCGCAAAAAAGAAGCCGCGAAGAGGTCGAAAAAGAGGCCGAGGCATGGCTGGAAAAAGTTGGCCTAAAACATAAAAAATACGCCTATCCAAAGGAGCTTAGCGGCGGGCAAAAGCAACGCATCGCTATCGTGCGCGCGCTTTGCATGAGGCCCGAGATCATGCTATTTGACGAGATAACGGCCTCGCTGGATCCAGAGATAGTGCGCGAGGTGCTAGACGTCGTCATAAACCTCGCAAAAGACGGCATGACGATGCTAATCGTAACTCATGAGATGGGCTTTGCTCGCTCGGTGGCGAATCGCATCGTCTTCATGGATGAGGGCAAAATCGTCGAGGAAAGCGAGCCCGAGGCCTTTTTCACGCATCCAAAAAGCGAACGCGCGAAGAAATTTTTAAATTTATTTTCGTTTTAA
- a CDS encoding glycosyltransferase: MKILFITLRADHGGGPKHVDLLINNLSGEIKIYLACPQDRPYYDLWSESKKVKDIFILPHRKFSAKKLLGLNKFIKDNDIKIIHSHGKGAGIYSRILKILNPRLKIVHTLHGVHVGEYGFLKKIAYIFLERFLTLFTDKFINVSKSENEACLKLRLFKKSKCEVVYNGIKALLKDDNAKIKFNLSGKRVVAIISRFEYVKNMHLAYEIAQNFKDNPDIVFLWLGDGDDRAKFESMAQKDGANIIFTGFTDEIPAYLSATDIYLSTSRWEGLPYALIEAQSLGIPIVATNVVGNNEIVENGKSGFLFESAQRACRDIENLLNDEKIYGKMRSGALLNFKDKFDIGIAVRKVEKIYEQIFENK; encoded by the coding sequence ATGAAAATTTTATTTATTACGCTTAGGGCCGATCACGGCGGCGGCCCAAAACACGTCGATCTGCTTATAAATAATTTATCCGGCGAGATAAAGATATATCTTGCTTGTCCGCAAGATAGACCCTATTATGATCTGTGGAGCGAGTCAAAAAAGGTTAAAGACATATTCATCTTACCGCATAGAAAATTTAGCGCAAAAAAGCTCCTCGGGCTGAATAAATTTATAAAAGATAACGATATAAAAATAATCCATTCCCACGGTAAGGGCGCGGGTATCTATTCGCGGATACTTAAAATTTTAAATCCAAGGCTAAAAATAGTCCATACTTTGCACGGTGTTCATGTCGGAGAATACGGCTTTTTAAAAAAGATCGCATATATTTTTTTGGAGCGATTTTTAACGTTATTTACCGATAAATTTATAAATGTCTCAAAGAGCGAAAATGAGGCTTGTTTAAAGCTTAGACTATTTAAAAAAAGTAAGTGCGAGGTCGTATATAACGGCATAAAAGCTCTTTTGAAAGACGATAATGCCAAGATAAAATTTAATCTATCGGGGAAAAGGGTAGTTGCTATTATTTCAAGGTTTGAGTACGTAAAAAATATGCACTTAGCTTACGAGATAGCTCAAAATTTTAAAGACAACCCAGACATCGTTTTTTTGTGGCTCGGAGACGGCGACGATAGGGCAAAATTTGAATCTATGGCGCAAAAAGACGGCGCAAATATAATCTTTACCGGCTTTACTGATGAAATACCAGCGTATCTATCTGCTACGGACATCTATCTGTCTACGTCTAGGTGGGAGGGGCTACCTTACGCGCTCATCGAGGCGCAGTCGCTCGGCATCCCTATAGTGGCGACGAACGTAGTGGGAAATAACGAAATCGTAGAAAACGGAAAAAGCGGATTTTTGTTTGAGAGCGCGCAGCGGGCGTGCCGGGATATAGAAAATTTATTAAATGATGAGAAAATATACGGTAAGATGCGAAGCGGAGCATTGCTAAATTTTAAAGATAAATTTGATATCGGCATCGCGGTTCGTAAAGTGGAAAAAATTTACGAGCAGATATTTGAAAATAAATAG
- a CDS encoding GumK N-terminal domain-containing glycosyltransferase produces MAVANHYTSPFQVGSHHYARAFEKLGYEVLFISNPISPIHKIFANSNELKERERIYKKGGESAAGIFYYVPCSLFTPQNKPFLSSNFVLNNWQNFTCLNLLNFIKKRGFGEVDILWFDSPLFGFLLDTITYKKSILRIADYSKGFNAVSDAQFDAEIKIANSVDTVVYTAKNLKEKYAEIKDKSKMYYLPNGIDLEFFEAADRSLPRELEDIPEPRVIYVGATHDWFDVDLVYYCAKNLTNYSFIIIGPEQKDLSLLKKLKNIHILGSIPYAKIPAFLYNSQVGIIPFNVKDYPDLVNSINPLKMYEYLACGLKVVTVEWEQIKDMADHVHFAEDKEEFLNSISSEEERQPLDLEKMTWLGRLKELLAGSSSKKEK; encoded by the coding sequence ATGGCTGTTGCAAATCACTATACTTCACCGTTTCAGGTCGGCAGTCATCACTATGCCAGGGCGTTTGAAAAGCTAGGATATGAGGTGCTTTTTATCTCAAATCCCATCTCCCCGATACATAAAATTTTTGCAAATAGCAACGAACTAAAAGAGCGGGAAAGAATTTATAAAAAAGGGGGTGAGAGCGCAGCCGGTATTTTTTATTATGTTCCGTGCTCTCTTTTTACTCCTCAAAACAAGCCGTTTTTATCATCAAATTTCGTTTTAAATAATTGGCAGAATTTTACGTGCCTGAATTTGCTAAATTTTATAAAGAAGCGGGGTTTTGGCGAGGTTGATATATTGTGGTTTGATAGCCCGTTGTTCGGCTTTTTGCTGGATACCATAACTTATAAAAAATCGATTTTAAGGATAGCTGATTATTCAAAAGGCTTTAATGCGGTTTCAGACGCGCAGTTTGACGCCGAGATAAAGATCGCAAATAGCGTGGATACGGTGGTATATACGGCAAAAAATTTAAAAGAAAAATACGCCGAGATAAAAGATAAATCTAAAATGTACTATTTGCCAAATGGTATTGATCTGGAGTTTTTTGAAGCTGCAGATAGGTCTTTGCCGCGGGAGCTTGAAGATATTCCTGAACCTAGGGTAATTTATGTCGGGGCTACGCATGATTGGTTTGATGTGGATTTAGTATATTACTGTGCTAAAAATTTGACAAATTATAGTTTTATTATAATAGGTCCGGAGCAAAAAGATCTATCTTTACTTAAAAAGCTAAAAAACATCCATATTTTGGGCTCTATTCCATACGCTAAAATTCCTGCGTTTTTATATAATTCGCAGGTGGGTATTATTCCTTTTAATGTTAAAGATTATCCTGATCTCGTAAATAGTATAAATCCTTTAAAAATGTATGAGTATCTAGCTTGCGGATTAAAAGTCGTCACTGTAGAGTGGGAGCAGATTAAAGATATGGCTGATCATGTGCATTTTGCGGAAGATAAAGAGGAGTTTTTGAACTCTATTTCAAGCGAAGAAGAGAGGCAACCTCTTGATTTGGAAAAAATGACGTGGCTGGGCAGACTTAAGGAATTGCTTGCCGGTTCGTCATCAAAGAAAGAAAAATGA
- a CDS encoding amino acid ABC transporter permease has product MDGVSILFDPLVLKRLIFEGLWMSVQISAISIVISLVLGTFLGVAMGSKNKFIFFVLKICLEIVRIMPQIVWLFLFYYGASKAFGLDISKFNASLIVFSLWGVFEMMDIVRGAIVSIPRHQFESAAALALSKTQIYLYVVIPLATRRLVPAGVNLLSRIIKTTPIVALIGMPDLLKVGQQTIEAASLTANPTVPFWIYGFIFLLYFLVCYPISKLSKILENRWA; this is encoded by the coding sequence TTGGACGGAGTTAGTATTTTATTCGACCCGCTGGTCTTAAAGCGGCTGATTTTCGAGGGGCTGTGGATGAGCGTGCAGATTTCAGCCATCTCGATCGTCATCTCTCTCGTTTTAGGCACGTTTTTGGGCGTGGCTATGGGCTCAAAAAACAAATTTATCTTTTTCGTGCTAAAAATTTGCCTCGAGATCGTACGCATAATGCCCCAAATCGTCTGGCTATTTTTGTTTTACTACGGCGCGAGCAAGGCTTTTGGGCTTGATATTTCCAAATTTAACGCCTCGCTTATCGTATTTAGCTTGTGGGGCGTGTTTGAGATGATGGATATCGTGCGCGGCGCGATCGTCTCGATACCGCGACATCAATTTGAGAGCGCGGCGGCTCTGGCGCTTAGCAAGACTCAAATTTATCTTTACGTCGTGATCCCGCTAGCCACGCGCCGCCTAGTGCCTGCCGGCGTAAATTTACTAAGTCGTATCATCAAAACCACCCCGATCGTCGCTCTCATCGGCATGCCAGACCTGCTAAAAGTCGGACAGCAAACGATCGAAGCCGCAAGCCTAACCGCCAACCCGACCGTGCCGTTTTGGATATACGGCTTTATATTTTTATTATATTTTCTCGTCTGCTATCCTATCTCAAAACTATCCAAGATACTTGAAAACAGATGGGCATAA
- a CDS encoding agmatine deiminase family protein: MRAFAEWEKQELIFLSLPHENTDWKPYLGEILDAYERLMAAIVPFQKVVLICPEERIFAERFAKFDNVEFVKIDTDDTWIRDYGMIDVEDGAKIVSYDFKFNAWGGKFKSSKDNAVNLELAKRFKSDLRSIDLVLEGGSIDFNGHGTLLTTEKCLLNDNRNSHLNKEQIEARLKELFGLERIVWLKNGFIKGDDTDSHVDTLARFIAADTIAYASCDDPNDEHFEELAAMKKELENTGFKLVPLPLPKAKFYGGKRLGCTYANFIFINGAVIVPTYNDDNDKIVLERLARELPDRKIIGVDSLVFVRQNGSLHCSSQNRFVGARSESEI, translated from the coding sequence TTGAGAGCGTTTGCAGAGTGGGAAAAACAAGAGCTGATATTTTTATCGTTGCCGCACGAAAACACCGATTGGAAGCCGTATCTGGGCGAAATTTTAGACGCTTACGAGAGGCTTATGGCAGCTATCGTGCCGTTTCAAAAGGTCGTTTTGATCTGCCCTGAGGAGAGGATTTTTGCGGAGCGATTTGCTAAATTTGATAACGTAGAGTTCGTAAAAATCGATACCGATGATACGTGGATACGCGACTACGGCATGATAGACGTAGAGGACGGCGCTAAAATCGTCAGCTATGATTTCAAATTTAATGCTTGGGGCGGTAAATTTAAAAGCTCGAAGGATAATGCCGTAAATTTGGAGCTAGCTAAGCGTTTTAAAAGCGATTTGCGAAGTATCGATCTCGTGCTTGAGGGCGGCAGTATCGATTTTAACGGGCACGGCACGCTACTAACGACCGAGAAGTGCCTGCTAAACGACAATCGCAACTCTCATCTAAACAAAGAGCAGATCGAAGCGCGGCTTAAGGAGCTTTTCGGCCTTGAGCGCATAGTGTGGCTTAAAAACGGCTTTATAAAGGGCGACGACACCGACAGCCACGTCGATACGCTGGCGCGCTTTATCGCTGCTGATACCATCGCATACGCCTCTTGCGACGATCCAAACGACGAGCATTTTGAGGAACTCGCCGCGATGAAAAAAGAGCTTGAAAATACGGGTTTTAAGCTCGTGCCGTTACCGCTTCCGAAGGCTAAATTTTACGGCGGCAAGAGGCTTGGCTGCACGTATGCGAATTTTATCTTTATAAACGGCGCCGTGATCGTACCGACATACAATGATGATAACGATAAAATCGTGCTTGAGCGACTGGCACGGGAGCTGCCTGATCGTAAGATAATCGGCGTAGATTCGCTTGTTTTTGTACGTCAAAACGGCTCGCTGCATTGTTCCTCGCAGAATAGATTTGTAGGCGCAAGAAGCGAAAGCGAAATCTAA